In the genome of Pseudomonas sp. LBUM920, one region contains:
- a CDS encoding mechanosensitive ion channel family protein yields MPSFIADHPMLCAVALIFIDIAVWRLISVNLANWKLAARLAIFAVYSAVLFNDGMNPMQLAPYTDNTALHLSATALQIGWWLFAARTLTVLLGAVMMQRVGHGGRLLQDLMGAVIFLIAIIAAMAYVLDLPVKGVLATSGAVAIIVGLALQSTLSDVFSGIVLNTTKPYQLDDWISIDGTEGRVTDIDWRATRLQTSQGSMAVIPNSLAAKAKIINFSRPADMFGLAVSLQVSPHARPQIVIEALERAMQGCRPLLANPAPSVAFKTSASGGVEYEISGFVPAMTLKREVRNQLYDLAFRHLQAAGVGLLSATESGAPPALSGARALLERSSIFSTLRQEEKDTFSQNMTLHTYRAGEMILPAGEVSDHLFIVESGVVSVMLIKGGHKFEAGRMGPGEVIGEAGILSDQAALADFSAKTFCTLYRIEKEYLKPCLDARHDISEAMKALLDFRVHAAQAMTQESPVVPVKKGFLQWLRSRGL; encoded by the coding sequence ATGCCCTCATTTATTGCTGATCACCCGATGTTGTGCGCCGTGGCGCTGATCTTTATCGACATTGCCGTGTGGCGGCTTATTTCCGTCAACCTCGCCAACTGGAAGCTGGCGGCGCGGTTGGCGATCTTTGCCGTGTACAGCGCCGTGCTGTTCAACGACGGCATGAACCCCATGCAGCTCGCGCCGTACACCGACAACACCGCCTTGCACCTGTCGGCTACTGCTTTGCAGATCGGCTGGTGGCTGTTCGCCGCACGAACCCTGACGGTATTGCTCGGTGCGGTGATGATGCAACGGGTCGGCCATGGTGGGCGCTTGCTGCAGGATTTGATGGGCGCGGTGATCTTCCTGATCGCGATCATCGCCGCCATGGCCTACGTGCTCGACCTGCCGGTCAAGGGCGTGCTCGCCACCTCCGGCGCGGTGGCGATCATTGTCGGCCTGGCGTTGCAAAGCACTTTGAGCGACGTGTTTTCCGGGATCGTGCTCAACACCACCAAGCCGTATCAGCTGGATGACTGGATCTCCATCGACGGCACCGAAGGCCGCGTCACCGATATCGACTGGCGTGCCACGCGCCTGCAGACTTCCCAGGGCAGCATGGCGGTGATCCCCAATTCTCTGGCGGCCAAGGCCAAGATCATCAACTTCTCACGCCCCGCCGACATGTTCGGCCTGGCCGTCAGCCTGCAAGTCAGCCCGCATGCGCGTCCGCAAATCGTGATTGAGGCGCTCGAGCGCGCCATGCAAGGGTGCCGGCCGCTGCTGGCCAACCCCGCGCCGAGCGTGGCATTCAAGACCTCCGCCAGTGGCGGCGTCGAGTATGAAATCAGCGGCTTTGTGCCAGCCATGACCCTCAAGCGTGAAGTGCGTAACCAGCTTTACGATTTGGCTTTCAGGCACCTGCAGGCGGCGGGTGTGGGGTTGCTGTCCGCCACCGAAAGCGGCGCGCCGCCAGCGCTGTCCGGCGCACGCGCATTGCTGGAGCGCTCGTCGATTTTCTCCACGCTGCGCCAGGAGGAGAAAGACACCTTCAGCCAGAACATGACGCTGCACACTTACCGTGCTGGCGAAATGATCCTGCCGGCGGGGGAGGTCAGCGATCATTTGTTTATCGTCGAGTCCGGTGTGGTCTCGGTGATGCTGATCAAGGGCGGTCACAAATTCGAAGCCGGGCGCATGGGGCCGGGTGAAGTGATTGGCGAGGCGGGGATTCTGTCCGACCAGGCGGCGCTGGCGGACTTTTCCGCCAAGACCTTCTGCACCCTGTACCGCATCGAGAAGGAATACCTCAAACCCTGCCTGGACGCGCGGCATGACATCAGCGAAGCGATGAAGGCGCTGCTGGATTTTCGCGTGCACGCAGCGCAGGCCATGACCCAGGAATCGCCGGTGGTGCCAGTCAAAAAAGGCTTTTTGCAGTGGTTGCGCAGTCGCGGGTTGTAA
- a CDS encoding pirin family protein translates to MKKIIGIYTSPRAHWVGDGFPVRTLFSYDAMGKHISPFLLLDHAGPADFTPTEQRRGVGQHPHRGFETVTIVYDGEVEHRDSTGAGGTIGPGDVQWMTAARGIIHEEFHSEAFARSGGALEMVQLWVNLPAKDKMADAGYQTLVDGDIPVLPLANDAGQLRLIAGEFSGTQGPARTFTPIDVWDLRLNAGKAVTLDLHAGRNTALVILRGTVLVNGEEVARQGQLALFERDGEHITLEANDDAKVLLLSGEPIDEPIVGHGPFVMNTEQEIHQAFADYQSGRFGQMQA, encoded by the coding sequence ATGAAAAAAATCATCGGCATCTACACCAGCCCCCGCGCCCATTGGGTCGGTGACGGCTTTCCGGTGCGCACGCTGTTTTCCTACGACGCGATGGGCAAGCACATCAGCCCATTCCTGTTGCTGGACCACGCCGGCCCGGCCGATTTCACCCCCACCGAACAACGTCGCGGTGTAGGCCAGCACCCGCATCGCGGCTTTGAAACCGTGACCATCGTGTATGACGGCGAAGTGGAGCACCGTGATTCCACCGGTGCCGGGGGCACGATCGGACCCGGCGATGTGCAGTGGATGACCGCCGCGCGAGGCATCATTCATGAAGAATTCCATTCCGAAGCCTTTGCCCGCAGCGGCGGGGCGCTGGAAATGGTGCAGCTGTGGGTCAACTTGCCGGCCAAGGACAAAATGGCCGACGCCGGTTACCAGACCCTCGTCGACGGCGACATTCCGGTGCTGCCGTTGGCCAACGACGCCGGGCAATTGCGCCTGATCGCCGGTGAATTTTCCGGTACTCAAGGGCCGGCGCGCACGTTCACGCCGATAGACGTGTGGGACTTGCGGCTGAACGCCGGTAAAGCGGTCACGCTGGACCTGCACGCCGGGCGCAATACTGCGCTGGTGATCCTGCGTGGCACCGTGCTGGTCAATGGCGAGGAAGTGGCACGCCAAGGGCAACTGGCGTTGTTCGAGCGCGACGGCGAGCACATCACCCTTGAGGCCAACGACGACGCCAAGGTGCTGCTGCTCAGCGGTGAACCGATTGATGAACCTATCGTCGGCCACGGCCCGTTCGTGATGAACACCGAGCAGGAAATCCACCAGGCATTTGCCGACTACCAGTCCGGTCGTTTCGGACAGATGCAGGCTTGA
- a CDS encoding multidrug effflux MFS transporter, which translates to MANVPAPSRSLLFLLVALTALGEVSTQLIIPGLGAIEQALAAPAGSALMALSAFVAAFGLGQLLFGPLSDRIGRRPVLIGGLVLYVLATFSMLLVNDIGQFIAARVLQGLGACAALVLARTVVRDVWQAEAGPALALTMIGMLYAIVVAPMIGGLLIKLLGWHAPIVVALIIGSVVLVLAVLFFRESNHCLDPTAGHWRTLGGHYLDLLKGRQYRAYAVALACTYGAMFSVIAGSSAVFINLLGFSSLEYGINFGVIVSMLIVGSTYTRRNIMRLGPQRIVAMGVTLVAIGGVSAVLIYELFGLSVLGLDIPVALVTLGGGLVLPGSVTGAVMPNAHRAGLAAGLMGFSQMFGATCSGLLLSHLRDGSATPMIVIEASFAVSAFVAFHLLRQRPVKGLSYT; encoded by the coding sequence ATGGCAAACGTCCCGGCCCCCTCGCGAAGCTTGTTATTTTTATTGGTGGCCCTCACGGCACTGGGTGAAGTGTCGACTCAATTGATCATCCCAGGCCTTGGCGCTATCGAGCAGGCGCTGGCGGCGCCAGCCGGTTCGGCGCTGATGGCGTTGTCGGCGTTTGTTGCTGCATTCGGCCTCGGGCAGTTGCTGTTCGGGCCGTTGTCGGACCGTATCGGCCGTCGTCCGGTGCTGATCGGCGGCCTGGTCCTGTATGTGCTGGCGACTTTCTCGATGCTGCTGGTCAACGACATTGGCCAATTCATTGCCGCCCGCGTGTTGCAAGGCCTCGGCGCCTGCGCCGCGCTGGTGTTGGCGCGCACCGTGGTGCGTGACGTGTGGCAAGCCGAAGCCGGGCCGGCCCTGGCGCTGACCATGATCGGCATGCTTTACGCCATTGTCGTCGCGCCGATGATTGGCGGGCTGCTGATCAAGCTGCTGGGCTGGCACGCGCCGATTGTTGTGGCCCTGATCATTGGCAGTGTGGTGCTGGTGTTGGCTGTGCTGTTCTTTCGCGAGAGCAACCACTGCCTCGATCCCACGGCCGGCCATTGGCGTACCCTCGGCGGGCACTACCTGGATTTGCTCAAGGGCCGTCAATACCGGGCGTACGCCGTGGCATTGGCCTGTACCTATGGCGCGATGTTCTCGGTGATTGCGGGTTCGTCGGCGGTGTTTATCAACCTGCTGGGTTTCAGCAGCCTTGAATACGGCATCAATTTTGGCGTGATTGTGTCGATGTTGATCGTCGGTTCCACCTACACTCGGCGGAACATCATGCGCCTGGGACCGCAGCGGATTGTGGCGATGGGCGTGACACTGGTGGCCATCGGCGGCGTATCGGCGGTGCTGATTTACGAGCTGTTCGGCCTGTCGGTGCTGGGCCTGGACATTCCGGTGGCGCTGGTGACCCTGGGCGGTGGCCTGGTGCTCCCCGGCTCGGTCACGGGCGCGGTGATGCCCAACGCTCACCGCGCGGGGCTGGCCGCTGGCCTGATGGGGTTTTCGCAGATGTTTGGTGCGACCTGCAGCGGCCTGTTGCTGAGCCATTTGCGCGATGGCAGTGCCACGCCGATGATCGTCATTGAGGCCAGCTTTGCGGTGTCGGCGTTTGTCGCGTTCCACTTGTTGCGCCAACGTCCGGTCAAGGGACTGTCCTATACGTAG
- a CDS encoding Rrf2 family transcriptional regulator, with protein MRNDTRLSRMLHVLIHMGRHEERATSETIAQMLGTNPVVVRRTLGLLKEKGYVRSEKGHQGGWTLGKPLSDITLLDIHNALGTPSIFAIGLSTDHPQCLVEQAVNAALTDAFDQAQALLIARLGDVTLAQLADDFDQRYRVAMAP; from the coding sequence ATGAGAAACGACACCCGCCTCTCGCGCATGCTGCATGTGCTGATCCATATGGGCCGCCATGAAGAGCGCGCCACCTCGGAAACCATCGCGCAGATGCTAGGCACCAACCCGGTGGTGGTGCGACGCACCCTGGGGTTGCTCAAGGAAAAGGGCTATGTGCGCTCGGAAAAAGGCCATCAGGGCGGCTGGACGCTGGGCAAACCCTTGAGCGACATCACCTTGCTGGATATTCACAACGCGCTGGGCACGCCGTCGATTTTCGCCATTGGCCTGTCCACCGACCACCCGCAATGCCTGGTGGAACAGGCCGTAAACGCGGCCCTCACGGACGCATTCGACCAGGCGCAGGCGCTATTGATCGCGCGCTTGGGCGATGTAACGCTGGCGCAGTTGGCGGATGATTTTGACCAGCGCTACCGCGTCGCGATGGCGCCCTGA
- a CDS encoding efflux RND transporter periplasmic adaptor subunit, which translates to MIPLPLRLLTPLALLILLGGCNSKADTAAEVPLPRPVRAAKVEAAGTQQSAYTGVVAARTESDLGFRVSGKVIDRKVDPGQHVSRGDTLLVLDIGDFELALRSARNRVNAAQAQVRQRRDDENRYQRLASTGAVSRQIFDQSATNLRVAEAELASAQSDASQIENRRTYSVLKADGDGIITDVRVDRGQVVAEGQIVARLAHDGAREAIVNLPENQRDHASQKALAFPFGAPDQAVTATLRELSASADPTTRTYRARYVLHGAVDRFALGSTITVRLQGNGQAQQTRVPIGALQDAGQGTGVWLIGADDTVSFAPVKVASLGQEDALLDSGLTPGQTIVALGAHLLHSGDAVRLLPAQALALNRKQDH; encoded by the coding sequence ATGATCCCTCTTCCCCTGCGTCTTCTCACGCCTTTAGCCCTGTTGATCCTCCTCGGCGGCTGCAACAGCAAGGCCGACACCGCCGCCGAAGTGCCGCTGCCCCGCCCCGTGCGCGCGGCCAAAGTCGAAGCCGCCGGCACCCAGCAAAGCGCGTACACCGGCGTAGTGGCTGCGCGCACAGAAAGCGACCTGGGCTTCAGGGTCAGTGGCAAGGTCATAGACCGCAAGGTCGACCCCGGCCAACATGTCTCCCGTGGTGACACCCTGCTGGTGCTGGACATCGGCGACTTCGAGCTGGCCCTGCGCTCGGCCAGGAACCGCGTGAACGCGGCCCAGGCGCAAGTGCGCCAGCGCCGCGATGATGAAAACCGCTACCAACGCCTGGCCAGCACCGGCGCCGTGTCGCGGCAGATTTTCGACCAGTCGGCGACCAACCTGCGCGTCGCCGAGGCTGAGCTGGCTTCGGCGCAATCGGACGCCAGCCAGATCGAAAACCGCCGCACCTACTCGGTGCTCAAGGCCGACGGCGACGGCATCATCACCGATGTGCGCGTGGACCGCGGCCAAGTCGTCGCCGAAGGGCAGATCGTCGCGCGCCTGGCCCATGACGGCGCTCGCGAAGCCATCGTCAACCTGCCCGAAAACCAACGCGACCACGCCTCACAAAAAGCCTTGGCGTTCCCCTTCGGCGCGCCGGACCAGGCCGTGACTGCCACCCTGCGCGAGCTGTCCGCCAGCGCCGACCCGACCACCCGCACCTACCGCGCGCGCTATGTATTGCACGGCGCCGTTGACCGTTTCGCCCTTGGCTCGACCATCACCGTTCGCCTGCAAGGCAACGGCCAGGCCCAGCAAACCCGCGTGCCCATCGGCGCGTTGCAAGACGCCGGGCAAGGCACCGGCGTGTGGCTGATTGGCGCTGACGACACCGTCAGCTTCGCCCCCGTCAAGGTCGCCAGTCTCGGCCAGGAGGATGCCCTGCTCGACAGCGGCCTCACACCCGGCCAGACCATCGTCGCCCTCGGCGCGCACCTGCTGCACAGCGGTGACGCGGTGCGCCTGCTGCCCGCACAAGCACTGGCCCTCAACCGTAAACAGGACCACTGA